The DNA segment ACCAGGCGCCCAGCATTGCCGTCGCCATGACCAATCGCCAGAAGTTGGCGCTGGCCCCGCCGAGGAGCCGCGAGGCGCGATGTCCGCAAATGGTTGAGCCCGCAAACAACAGGCAGGCGCCGATGGAGGCAATCATATTTTCGGCAGCCGATGTTCCCGGGCCAAATCCACCGCGCGCCACAAATACCAGGCGGCGACGGAACGATAAGGTCGCCAACGCTCGCCAAAAGCCAGCAGTTCCTTGGGCGTGGGCAACTCTTTCCCGCCATAGACCAGGGCGAATCCGCTGCGCACACCATAATCCGTCGCCGGTAACACATCCGGTCGGCCCAGCGTGAACATCAAGAGCATCTCCACGGTCCACGGCCCGACGCCGCGAATCGTGGTCAAGCGCGCGATAATCTCGGCGTCCGAAAGCCGGGCGATTTGGCGGCGATTCGGCACGACCCCGGCCACCGTCTGCGCGGCGACATCCTTGATGGCGAGCGTCTTGGCGCGCGACAAACCGGCGCGACGCAGGCTCGCTTCCGGGAGAGCGACAATCACTTCGGGCTTGGGCAGTTTCCCGTTGGGGAACAAGGCCAGAAATCGTTGGAAGATGGCGGCGGCAGCCGTGCCGTTGAGTTGTTGATAAACGACGGAACGCACCAGAGCCTGCCAGGGTTGCACTCCGGGTTGCGGCGCCAAGGCGCACGGTTCCGCGCGCCGGATGATGGCGGCCAGCGCGCGATCCCGACGGCGCAAATGTTGACAGGCCGTTGCGTTCATCGCGTCGCCAGAAAAAACCGGTCGGGAGCGCGATTCAGCACCCGCACCGTGGCCACGCTGGTGATCAACCATTCGCCTTCGATCTTAGCCATGCCCAATTTCAGTTCCTGCACAAAGAGATGCCGTTCGCCGGTGCTTTCCGCGTTGACCGTCACTTCCACAGTGGCGTGTTCGCGATCGGTCGCCAGCGTGATGACCGGATCGTAAAAGCGCACCTTGAAAGCGCGGACGCCGGGCAACGAACGCAAGCGCACCATCAACTCGGTCAGGTCCTGGCGCGTCACTTCTTCATTCAGAAGATCACGCGGCTCAAGAAGCAAATGCACCTGCGGCGCGAAAAAGCCGCCGAATTTTTGCGCCGCCAAACCACGCGCCAAAATGCTTTCCCGGCTTTCAAACGAAGCGGCCACGCCCAGGTGCGTCAGTTGCCGGCGAATGGCCGTTTCGGGTGAAGGATTAAAGTATCGCCACAGCCACACCGCCGTGACGAGCAACAAGACACCGACAACGATCCGCAGACTGGACTTCATAACAGCACGCGCCCCACGATCCGTTCGCGCCGCGCCGCCCCTTTCTCATGCAACTCGTAGGGCATCGAGCGATTATCACCCACCACGTAATACTCGTCCGGACCCAATTGATAATGTTGCGGTCGCGCCGTCCAATGGCTCTCGTATTTCAGATAAGGTTCGGACAAAGGCTGACCGTTGATCAACAGTTGGCCGTCCACAAATTCCACCGTTTCGCCCGGCAGGCCCACGACGCGTTTCAACAGCATGATGCTATGGCCGCTGTAACGCACTCCCACCACATCGCCACGGTGCGGCTGGCTGCGCCAGTACGCGAGGCGGTTGATGAAATTGATTGAACCAGACCGGTATGTCGGCGCCATGCTGGGGCCTTCCACCCGGATGGGTAACAGCATGAACTTGAATACCACCCACGCCAGCACCGCCACCCCGACGGCACGCACGAGCGTCATTCGTGGATTGCGCCCGATCAAGGCTGTGCGCACCCATGAATGTTGACTTGGTTGATTCGATTGCTCCGGTGTATCTTCCATGCAGAACCGACCGAAACGGCCATTCCCGAGCCGCCAGTTTCAATGCGGGTGCCGACGGGCGCAAGCGCAGATTGACGTCAACGCCACAAAGCGTTACAAGCAAAGGCGACGACATTCCGCCCGCGGCGCGAAGGTTGGAATCACTGGCGGGATGCGGCGGGCATGATAAATTCATAATATGAGTATGACGGAAAAACCCCTGCGCATGGTCACCTGCGGCTGGTGCGAGACCAAGGTTTTCATTCCGGGCGACCTGGCGCCGCTGGCCACCGTGCCCTGTTCCAAGTGCGGTCACCCGATCATGATGCCCAAGATTCTGCGCCAGTTCGAATTGCGCAACATCATTGCGGCGGGCGGTTACGGAACCGTTTATCGCGCTTTTGACACCATCCTCGAACGACTCGTCGCGGTGAAGTTGATCAAGAAGGAAAAAATGGAGGACCCGGAGGCGATGGGCAGCTTCCTCCGTGAAGCGCGCGCCTGCGCCCGGTTGAATCACACCAACATCATCCACATCTACAACTTCGATGATTTCGAGGGGCAGGCGTACCTGGTCATGGAACTGGCCGATCACGGCAGTCTGGATGGCCGCATCGAGAAGCAAACCCGCGTCGCGGAATTGCACGTGCTGGACATTGGCGTCGCCATCGCCTCGGCGCTGGACCTGGCGCTGAAGCACAACCTGCTGCATCGCGACATCAAGCCGGGCAACATTTTGTTCGATAGCGACAATGTGCCGAAGCTGGTGGATTTCGGGTTGGCGCGCAGCGTCGAGGCGGAGCCGGAGATTGGCTCGGTGACCGACGGCACGCCGTATTACGTCGCCCCCGAAAAAATCAAACGCGAGAAGGAAACGTTCCTTTCGG comes from the Verrucomicrobiia bacterium genome and includes:
- a CDS encoding DNA-3-methyladenine glycosylase — translated: MNATACQHLRRRDRALAAIIRRAEPCALAPQPGVQPWQALVRSVVYQQLNGTAAAAIFQRFLALFPNGKLPKPEVIVALPEASLRRAGLSRAKTLAIKDVAAQTVAGVVPNRRQIARLSDAEIIARLTTIRGVGPWTVEMLLMFTLGRPDVLPATDYGVRSGFALVYGGKELPTPKELLAFGERWRPYRSVAAWYLWRAVDLAREHRLPKI
- a CDS encoding serine/threonine protein kinase; the protein is MSMTEKPLRMVTCGWCETKVFIPGDLAPLATVPCSKCGHPIMMPKILRQFELRNIIAAGGYGTVYRAFDTILERLVAVKLIKKEKMEDPEAMGSFLREARACARLNHTNIIHIYNFDDFEGQAYLVMELADHGSLDGRIEKQTRVAELHVLDIGVAIASALDLALKHNLLHRDIKPGNILFDSDNVPKLVDFGLARSVEAEPEIGSVTDGTPYYVAPEKIKREKETFLSDMYSLGCTLYQALTGHPPFDAPTVEELVAAHVHTPLTPPNLVVPEITQTTSDILVKVLSKNPADRYLSYDEFRMAMEASRSLLLVQQYTQSDQPKPKTKTSWWRR
- the lepB gene encoding signal peptidase I, translating into MRTALIGRNPRMTLVRAVGVAVLAWVVFKFMLLPIRVEGPSMAPTYRSGSINFINRLAYWRSQPHRGDVVGVRYSGHSIMLLKRVVGLPGETVEFVDGQLLINGQPLSEPYLKYESHWTARPQHYQLGPDEYYVVGDNRSMPYELHEKGAARRERIVGRVLL